The DNA sequence GTCTAGACATAAGTTGATATGGTAATCATAACCACATGtctattatcaaaatataaaatagctGGTTCTCTTAATCGTTTATTTGTCATCATTTTGAAAGCTTTGCAAACCAGACTTAGAACAAAACTTGTTATCTCTTATATCTCGTGTTAAGTAATCGCGTATCGtaccaattttatcaaaatatataactaAATGTATACCTTATTTAAACTTATAGCGAATACCATACCTCCTTGTAGAAGAAATGTAAAAGCCAAAACTATATTTGAATTTTTACTCTTAAACATTTCCCAAAGTACTTCTTTTACTGGAAGCCTTGATCTGGAAAAAATGTGCGTTTGTTCTTTGACAAAATAATTACGTCTTGCAACATTTAAAATTACTCTTTTTCAAAgctacaaatgtatattatattgaaatctaTAAAACCAAATCAGAGGTTTTTAGTCCATTTGTTGTATGATGTGTTGAGAGACTCATAAATATGATATATACGATAGCAGTGATAtcaagacattaaacacattcaATTAATGAACAGAAAACTGATAttctaaattttaattttcaaaaaaagataaCATTGGGAATATTCCAAACGAGGCCTTCATCTACTAATCAATTTACCCGTTCATATGTTCATTTCCGCTGCTTCTATTCAGTAACCGCTGGTTCTTGAAGTGGTTTTGTCAGAGCAGAAATGCCAATACTTTGACAAACAGCATAAACAGCAGCAAGAATTAGGAACAACGTTGGGACACGATCCAGTACTTCCTTATCTGTGAAGTATCTATAATGTTGATATAAGTTTAAACGCTTATTTCGTTTGTGTGAACAAACAAATTACACAATTTTCCTGCTCACCACAATCGTTATTTTACCTGCTCACTACAATCGTCATTTTCCTGCTCACTACATTCGTCGTTTTCCTGctcaatatattttcatgttcaCAAGAAGCCTACGTATCggttcaaaaatgaaaacactTCCTTAGTATATAGTATCTTAACACAAAATGCCTCGGCAAAACAATGTGCCATGCAAAAAACATGACAGTGAATACGTGTTGTCTCCCTTTCTGTCAGAGTGTCGGTCAAGTGCGTAGAAAATATGCGTGACAAAAGCCGTAGATTGACTACCTTATCAAATAATTCCAATGCATCTTGTGTAGTAAAATGCCTAGGACACTTACTTCTGTCCATCTGAAGTCTTGACATCTGGTGTCAAATTGTTTGGATTAAAGTAAGCTGTGATAAGTTGATTGAAGACCAAAGCGCCACCGCCAACTCCGCAGACGATAAACCCAACGGCTAGAGCAGGTCGTTTTGGAATCCACTGAAATTATCAATATGCTCTCTTTTCATTTTGGTATTGGTTTACcttttaataagaaaaaaacatggcagactttgtttctattttcagtgcGATAGTAAGTTAGTGTCCATATTCTTCAGTCTCCTTGTACGAGTCAAGATTTAAACACCGCACAACAACTTAGATAcaacagagaaattttatttctatgtacatgtataaatttaattGCTTTAAGACCTATCGGCTATTATCGGCTGTCGGTGTAGAAACCCAGAACAACATGTTATGGTTTAAAGCACTTAGTGTAGATTTAACTTACCTTGGAAGCTTTTTGTACTGGTGGACCATACGCAATTGAGAAACCAAACTGCGTCAATGCGCCATATGACAGTGCGACTAAAACTAGAGAtttctttacagtaaaataagtGAGAGTCCAGCTAGTACttcaaagacattaaaaaa is a window from the Mercenaria mercenaria strain notata chromosome 7, MADL_Memer_1, whole genome shotgun sequence genome containing:
- the LOC123555816 gene encoding uncharacterized protein LOC123555816, with the translated sequence MGFLKEYIDDENIELPNLGLTNSTTILNEINLSPVETEDVLKSLTVHKAVLHDGNLTPYVISFHRNRTDEHSLRNEDNLWIMNAANVVSPFGMVSGGVLDRCHWMYPFCTSWTLTYFTVKKSLVLVALSYGALTQFGFSIAYGPPVQKASKWIPKRPALAVGFIVCGVGGGALVFNQLITAYFNPNNLTPDVKTSDGQKYFTDKEVLDRVPTLFLILAAVYAVCQSIGISALTKPLQEPAVTE